ATTAGCTTCACCGACTGGCTTCACCGACTAGCCTCACCAATAGCAGCGGCGACATCGGCAGCACTGGCGGTACTCACACCGCCTCGGTCACGGCCCCCAACAGCGCCGGCAGGAACAACCGCTCCAGCGTCCCCGGCGGCAACTCCCCCGGCTCCACATAGCTCTGCGCCAGAGCCCCTTCGCGCACCGCGATCAGCATCCTGACCAGCGACTCCAGCTCCACCCCGGCCCGCAGCCGCATCCCGGCGCGGGTCAGCAGGTCGCCCAGCAGCCGCACCGCCTCGACCCGCAGGCCCGCGTCGTGCTCCGCGAGCCGCTGTGCCGCCTCCGGATCCCGGATCGCCGACAGTGTGAACTCGGTCGTGACCAGGTACCACGTCCGCTCGGAGTCATCGAAGTCCGCCAGGGCCGCGGCGATGTCCGGCAGTGTCACCGGTCCGTCGCCGATCGCCGCCGCCTGCTTCTCGAAGCGTTCCAGGACGCGCTCCGCGTGCCGGTCGAACAGCGCGAAGAAGAGCTCTTCCTTGCTCGCGAAATTCGAGTAGAACGCGCCGCGCGTGTAGCCGGCGCGCTCGCAGACGTCCTCGATGCGCGTGCCGCCGAACCCGTTCTCCGCGAACGCCTCCAGCGCCGCGTCGAGCAGCTTGGCCAGCGTCTGCGGCCGGCGCTTCGTCACTCCCTTGGGCACGGGCCCTTGACACCTCCTCCGGACCCGTCAACGATACAGGAACGCATCCGATACACAGTTGTATCCGATAACCGGAAGGGCTGCCATGACCACCACCGAACCGGACGTCGAGTACGTCGAGCAGGCCGTCGGCGACGCCACCAAGGAGCTCTACTTCCCGGTCCCGCCGACCTTCGACGACGTCGCGGCCGAGCGCCAGTACCGCAAGGAGCAGCTGGCCGCGGGCTTCCGCATCTTCGGCAGGTTCGGCTTCTCCGAGGGCGTGGCCGGGCACATCACGGTCCGCGACCCGGAGTTCCCGGACACCTTCTGGGTCAACGGTTTCGGCCAGTCCTTCAACCAGATCAAGGCCTCGGACCTGATCCGCTGCGACCACGACGGCACCGTCCTGGAGGGCCGCTTCCACGTCAACCGCGCGGCCTTCGTCATCCACGCCGAGGTGCACCGCGCGCGCCCGGACGTGGTCGCCGCCGCGCACTCGCACTCCCTGTACGGCAAGGCCTTCGCCTCCCTGGGCATCCCGCTGGACCCGATCACGCAGGACGCCTGCGCCTTCTTCGAGGACCACGGCCTGTACCTCGGCTACGGCGGCGTGGCCAGCGACGTCGAGGAGGGCAAGCGCATCGGCGCGGCCCTGGCCGGCTACAAGGCCGCGATCCTGCAGAACCACGGCCTGATCACCGTCGGCGAGTCGGTGGCCGAGGCGGTGTGGTGGTTCGTGACGATGGAGCGCTCGTGCCAGGCGCAGCTGCTGGCGATGGCGGCCGGGACGCCCAAGCACATCGACCGCGAGACCGCGCTGATGGTGCGCGAGCAGATCGGCGGCCACTTCGCCGGCTGGTTCCAGGCGCGGCCGCTGTGGGACCAGATCGTGGCCTCCGACCCGGACCTGTTCGGCTGAGGCGCCCCGGCAAAAGGGGCGCCCGGACCTATGTGTGGGTAAGTTCTTCGTGCGGGTGCGGCTGGGGTGGGTGGTTTACAGGCGTTTCTTGACGGCTTCGCGCGGGTTTTGCGGGATCCGTTGGTGGCGCGGGTCGGGGGTGGCGCTGGTTTCGCGGGGCGGCGGTGGTGTGGGTAGGTGGGCGGGTCTAGAGCCACAGTCAACAGCAAAAGCGACAGTCAAGGTCAAGAGCGCCTCCGGCGGCGCCTACGCGGCGAGCGGCGCTCTCTCCGGGGATGGGGGGGCCGCGTAGTCGGGCGGCGGACGCTGCTTGTGGTCGCCTCTGTCGCGGCTTCCCCGCCGAAGCG
This genomic window from Catenulispora sp. MAP5-51 contains:
- a CDS encoding TetR/AcrR family transcriptional regulator encodes the protein MPKGVTKRRPQTLAKLLDAALEAFAENGFGGTRIEDVCERAGYTRGAFYSNFASKEELFFALFDRHAERVLERFEKQAAAIGDGPVTLPDIAAALADFDDSERTWYLVTTEFTLSAIRDPEAAQRLAEHDAGLRVEAVRLLGDLLTRAGMRLRAGVELESLVRMLIAVREGALAQSYVEPGELPPGTLERLFLPALLGAVTEAV
- a CDS encoding class II aldolase/adducin family protein yields the protein MTTTEPDVEYVEQAVGDATKELYFPVPPTFDDVAAERQYRKEQLAAGFRIFGRFGFSEGVAGHITVRDPEFPDTFWVNGFGQSFNQIKASDLIRCDHDGTVLEGRFHVNRAAFVIHAEVHRARPDVVAAAHSHSLYGKAFASLGIPLDPITQDACAFFEDHGLYLGYGGVASDVEEGKRIGAALAGYKAAILQNHGLITVGESVAEAVWWFVTMERSCQAQLLAMAAGTPKHIDRETALMVREQIGGHFAGWFQARPLWDQIVASDPDLFG